DNA sequence from the Sceloporus undulatus isolate JIND9_A2432 ecotype Alabama chromosome 4, SceUnd_v1.1, whole genome shotgun sequence genome:
TGTTCTAAACAAATATATTTGCAAATGAGAGCATCAAATAAACATTTGTTAGATTCATGACAATGGAAAGGAAGGCTCAGAAATGCTGCCTGTGAAATATTTTGATGAGCACTGCTTTGTTCTTTTACAGCTGCAAAAGAACTGTCTTTTGTCATTGTGCAGTGATAGAATACTTCAGGACGTTCCATTTAACAGGTTAGTTTACTTCCTGAGTTCCATAAAAGGAAGAGATGAGTTTCAGGCTATTGAATACCTTTGTGTTGCTGCTTAGCAGTTTGCAAACTCCTTATTTCTCCTGGGAAAACaacaaattttgtacagaatttaGAAGCAAATCATGACGTATTAATCACTGTAAAAGGTTAATTCTGACTGCACTTCCTTTGTTGTCATGAGAAACAGGTATCATTTGCTTGATCCACATCTAGGCTAAAGTTTTATaaggttgttgtttgtttgtttttggttagGTGTATGCCTTCCAGTTGTAAATTACTGGTATTGGTTGTTTATGTATGTTTGCATTCAGAGGTATAGATTGAACCACGTTTAGACCTGGAGGCTGAAGATTTTGAAGATTAATTAATGTGAACTTTGTAATCAGCAATAACCTAGCTAATTGGTATGGCAACACTTGGTAAGAATAAATGCTAGTGAAGAAGTTAACCCTAAGAGATCTCTAGCATCTGACTAAGTCTGAGCAATTGTCCATATTCATAAATAGTGCCAAGGTGGATAAAAATATCCACCCACTACTTTCTGTTCTAGCAAGAAATAATTATGTGCTACCTAGAGTTGTGTGCCACTTGGCTTAATCATTAACACATATCTATGTAATTTTGGTATTTAAAATTGGCAGTTACCATGCATATTTCATTTTACATGCAGATACTTCATGACCTTTTTGTTGCAAGGACTGATGGGAGTGCCTTGAAAACCAATAGCAAGCTGTTTATGGTTTTGGCTGTTAGAGCCTTGAGTAGCTCCTTGGCGTTCTCTCATGACCACAGTTTTCTGCTTTTCTGTCCTTGCTGTCTTATCTTACTTCCCACAGTCTGTGCTTCATCCCAGTTTCTGGTgaaaagggcaaaaaaaaaaaaaaaaaggactaatGCTAAATAATATATGAAAACTGAGTTAGCTTTTATAAAGTTCTCTTTTGATGCAGTGTTTAAATATATCCAGCACATACCACCCACTGTATGTGCCATTGTAATCATTAAAGAGATAGGAAAACAAATGCCAAGTGTTTTGCAGTAAAAGGTATCCTGTAGTTAATGGGAGTGAAAGAATTACAGGTTGTGTAATGCATGGttgagaaggaaagaaacagcATGCACTCTTGATACATCAAATACTAGTCCCAGTCTTATTAGAAGCATTAAACATACCCATGCTTGGAAAAATtctcatatgcacacacatgaaaAATAGACCAGAGTTTAGGACGTAACCCTTGAAGAACTACTTCTAGCCACAAGCATAGAGTGCTTTCTCCCTAGATGTACAAGAGGCAGCCTGTACTGCTAGGATTTATTAGGAAGAGCCTCCACCCAAACACTATTAAGGAATATGAACACCTTTTACCTCTCACAACTCCTGATCCCTGCTTACTGACACGAGTGCCATACAGATAGGTTGTGACAAATCATACAGCACAGCAGAAAAACTAACACAGCATAGCTAAAGCCCCATGGTTTTTATAGCAATCCAGTGTTATTCTAAGACATAGGGTCACATCAAGTCTGCTATAAATACTCACAACTGCCCATGTCAATTTGCTGTCATGATAAAAGTtccttcctaggctgcatccacactgcagaaataatccagtttgacaccactttatgtaccatgattcagtgctatagaattctgggattgtagttttgcgagacatttagacATCTCtatcagaaaactctggtgccacaacaaattacagatcccaggattccatagcattcaatcatggcatttaaagtggtgtcaaacaatgcagtgcaggtgcagccctgGTCTCATCAGTCAAGAGGAATCCATAACATTCACTACTGAACAGGGTGTGATGGCAGATTTTATGACGTTGCTAGCCCAAACTCTTTTAAATAGTAAATTAAATTGtagttttgattgttttaaaccAAACCTTAAATTCTGTGTTAATAGCTGATCTTGTTTTGTATCTTAATTATATTCCTCTTTTATTTACTATTACTGTGAGCTACCATGAGTTCCatctttgggagaaagatgggcaaCATAGCCAATACACTGGCAGGGAAGACTGGGGGAAGCCATTTTTCTCATTAAAAATACCTTAGGCCAGCTGCCTAATTAAAAAAATTCTCTTATGTACTTTTACTTTTTGctgttttgaaatgtggtgtgctTTTTCTTTATTCCCACACACCgctattttgtttgctttctgtCTGTTGCCTTTCAGATTTGAAGCAGCCAAACTGGTCATGCAGTGGTTATGTAACCATGAAGATCAGAACAtgcagagaatggcagtggcaataATCTCAATTCTTGCTGCAAAGGTGTGAGACTAGGCTTCACCACTTCAATGTCTGTAACTTGCTTAAATCAACAAAGGTCCTTCTAATACTCATCCgacatttatatgttttattttttgcttatAGCTTTCAACAGAACAAACAGCTCAACTTGGTGCAGAGCTCTTCATTGTCAGGGTAAGCTGTCTTTCAAAACTGTTCCTTACTCTGTGTGAGAGATCGTCAAGTGTTACACTTCCTTTGCCTGCAGGTGACACCAATTCTATTATAGTGTGCCTTGAGAATATGATAAtgtggctgattttttaaaagtattcagATGAATTTGACATAACTGGCCCCAACTCTCATCTCCCCAGACACATAGGCTGCacccgcattgcagaaataatgcgctttgacacaactttaactgtcatggctcaatgctgtcgaattctgagaattgtattttgttgtggcaaaaaaataaaaattgtattttttgtggcaccagagttctctgacagagaaagctaaatgactcacaaaattacaattctcagaattccataacattgagtcatggtagttgtcagactggattatttctgcagtgcagatgctgctatAGAGGCAGATGTAAGTGCTGATGTTGTTTCAGGTTTGGGAGGAGGAATCTATTTGGTTTTACTCCTTTGTGTGTTGCCTTTGATTAAAAACTCCCGTCAGCATGTTGTTTGTAACATTTATTGTAATTATAGTAATATTCAGAAGAGGGAAAAGTGCCTCTCAGTGTTGTCCTAGTAGTGTGAATCACTAATAAGAAGGATAAAACAGTATTGTGCAAAGCAATTACATGGAGATGCATTTGCTGTACTTGATATCTGTAGTCCTCTGTCTAGAGTAGATAAATACAAAGGGGGCAAAACACTTATATACACTCAAGCCACTTGCTCACTATCCTCCCCTGCCTATCAGGCCTTGGATCGATATTGTCAATGACATTCATCCTTGCCATTGGTAAAAGATTTCATTTCTCATATTATTAATGAGAAGGCAAAAAGCCAGAAAGACCCTTGGCAGATATTAGCCAAAAGCCTTTCTAGATCTCTTCTCCCAAGTGTATATTCAAATTATGCCATAGCTTACACAGTGGGTTTGTGAATGGGTTGCTCTATGTGCTCTGCAGAGGCAGCGAGGAGGCTGGGTGCCGgcactggaggccttgaaggcctctggcactgCTCTGCTCTGCACCCCCTCTTTGCTGGGTGACGGTGCAGAGGAGGTGCGGAACACAGCAGCGCAAGGCCTCCGGCGCTGGCATCCGGCCCTTCCACAGTGGCGAGGAGGCCGGATGCCGGCACTAGAGGCCTTGAAGGCTTCTGGCGCTGTTGAGCTTCGCGCCTCCTCTGCACCGTCACCCGGCGAAGAGGAGGCGCGGAGCTCaacagcgccagaggccttcaaggcctctagCGCCGGCATCCGGCCTCGCTGCTGTGCAAGGGCTGGATGTCAGCGCTGGAGGCCTGTGTGGCCTCCGGCGCAGCAGCTCTGCCTCCTTGCAGCTGCCGCGGGAAAGGCCcagtggcggtgctgttggggggcaagaggcctccagcaccgccatcggGCCCTTCCATGGTGGCGGTGAGGAGGCCAAGGGTTGGCCttcgctgccactgccaccaatcAGCTTGTTCCGTGGCGGCGGTGAGGAGGCCAAGCCGCTGTGCCCGGAGGCCTCCCAGGCCCAAAAAGTAggtaagagggagggaggcagggaggagggaagggaggagaggaaaagaggccagggacttttgttcccaatggcggcgtgcatgcatgcgcgccgccattgggaacaatagggacttgagcatacgcataTTTTggtatatgtggggggggggccggaacggatcccccgcgtataccaagggcccactgtagtttggtgggaACAGGAGTGTctctggatggggggggggcactgagtGGCACCTCAGGAGGGGGTGATACCCAGTCAGTCCTCTACCATCCCCCATGCTCCTTCCCTGCACAGGCTCTCTCTACCACGTGCTACTCCATGTCTCCCGGGGACAAAGACCAGCACACATAGGGGAGAGATGGAGTGGCAGCATGGGAAGAAGAAGCATGTGTGAATTCTGCccaccagaagtcccacccctactagtcccaccccacccaccctgcACCAGGTGTGGGAATGCTGCTGGGTGGGAGCATTACTCATTTAAAGTATTCAAGTTTTCAGTAAATGGCTAAAGGACACACATCAGTTTGGACGTTTTTGTATCTCACTTCAAGGAGAATAAACACAAACAACTCAGAGCTTTACCCACATAAAACTACCCAGAGTGAAAAacgatttaatttttttatttgttttattaatagggtgttttaattgtgttttaaaattgtattgttttattgttattttacagCTTTTTGAACTGCCTTTGGTCTAAGTTGGGAAAAAGgcgggaaatacacacacacacacacacacacacacacacagtatctgCATGGCTTACTAGATGACGAATACAAAGACACAGCCTAGGCCAacgtgcaaagggatcttgtagctcctttgagactaactgagggctgaaacagaccacTCTGAAGGAGTAGCTTGCTGCCTCTGCTTtgagcgccagattggggccgcagcaactgcacgccacagtCCTGATCAGGGGTTTTtgtgggccaaaaagaagtggcaaaaggtGCTTTTTTTTCGCCTGGAAAAAGGGGCGCCCTTGCCATCACCACAGCGCTTTTCATCACTGCTTTATATGGCACTACTTATTCTTAGAAGTGATgggcaaataaaataatttccatcCTAAAGCTTACTGATAAGGATGAGTGTTTCATTGCCACTTCTTTCATCTCTGCAGTTGAAGGCACCAAGTGAAGAGCAGATAATCTCAGCAACTTGGCTCTAAGGCCTTATAATTGTATAGATCTGAATGCCATTGAAAGCTTAATTAATAACATGCTTTTCCAATTACTATTGAAGAAGATTTGTTACCTTATTCTTCCTAATGATAGGGTAACATTACTGCAGCAATAAGCTGTGAACAGAGCAGGAGGGTTAACACTATTCTATGACCTCTTTAGTTTAAAAATGGATGGTCCCCTTACTCATTTGTGTATCATTGGAGCAGAACTGATTGCAAACGTGTATGTTGCCATTGTGTAGTTTGAGTCTCAGAGAGTTGAGAGTTCAAATTAAGATGTAGTTTGCAAAAGCAAacattcttcctttttgttttgtctaGCAACTACTACAAATTGTCAAGCAAAAAACGAATCAGAATGTAGTGGATACTACACTTAAGTTTACACTGAGTGCACTTTGGAATCTCACAGATGAGTCCCCAACCACATGTCGGCACTTTATTGAAAACCAGGGATTGGAACTTTTCATGAAAGTCTTGGAGGTGAGAATTGAAACATGTTTGTGACAGCACTGGCATTTCTGTTTCTCAGCCAACAAACCTCCAAGTTTGCATGTGGAGCCTGAAAGTTGCAGACTGGTGATCTTAAACAGCCCAGAAGAAAGTTTCTATTCCTTGCTGAAACTACTTGCAGTGGTGCCTGAGGAGGCAGGCTATTCCAATCTCTCCCACTGTAGGTCCTTCCACTACTGTAAAAACAAGTTGCACAGGAAATACACAGGAGCATCCCTTGTGGTGTGGAAGTTGGGGAGCAATTGCAGGGCTGATTGGGTTCAGAGGAACTGTCCTTTCAACCTGATTTGCCCTGATTCCAAATCTGCCAAAACAGTTGTTTCAAAGTCAAAGAGTCTTCTCATCTTTGTGTGTGGAGCCGTTTCAAAGTTCCTATGCCTACAGTTTAAGATGAAATATTTTCTAGAAGTCTGTTTTTTTCCATCACTGAAGGGATCACTCAAGCAAGGGAAGAAAGAGCCTGCAAGACCATGCTTGTTCTTCCCCAAAAGCTGCCATGTTGACAGAGCAGGTGGAGTGCCCCATTACATGCAGCTCCCTTCAGGGTTAAATCCAAATCCTACCCTTTGGTTTCTTGCGCAACCTGTTCTAATCTCATGCCAGAAAGGCTTGCAGGTACCCTTAGGCTTGCTTCCCACACTTCCTCTGATCCCACTCCTTCCTGTTTTACAGGCAGTGAAGGATTTGCAACTTTCACTTGGGGGGGCATTTTTGCAACAATATCTGAATACATAGATTCCTTGAATTGCCTGCAAATTCTCCTGGGTACTACTCAGTGaaaccaaaatatacaaaatatatccCATTAAATGATGGcatatacaaattttaaaaatgttatttctattcACAGTCTTTTCCATCTGAGTCTTCTATCCAACAGAAAGTTCTTGGCCTTCTGGTAAGATGAATTATGTATTTTTTGTGTTGATGATACATGAAAGTTTTgcattctcttctctctccctttccaccAAACTGCAGGAGATAATTACTTTTCATGGCATTTTATTAACAGTGGCTGCATTTAGCCCAGTCCTATCCTGTGCAGTGCCCATTTGTTTCAGCATTATTTTGTGGAAGAAGGATTAGAGCATAAGAGACTTGCTGAATCAGATGAAGGCTCCATCTAGCTAAACGTGTTTCCAGCCATAGTCAACCAGATGCCTCTAAGGCCAGCCTAAAGAAGACTTTCTTGGGCCTTCATGTCTTCTTTCACACTGtgcaaatatagcactatgattctccTTCAACTGCTTTGGTTCGATccaatggaatcttggaatttgtagttttgtaaaatattaaGAATTTTCTGCCACAGAGGTCTAGTGCCTCCTGAAAGTACAGTTCCAAACATTCCATAGGATGCACTCTATAGAATCTTGATGGTTAATGTGAAAtcaaagtactataactgtgCTGTGAAAGGTCCTCAGATAATTTAGATTTCAATGTCTAGAAGTTCCAGCCAGTATGACCAGTGATAAGCGAGtttgtgagttgtagtccaaaatacgtGGAGGGCTAAATGTTTGTCACCCCTGACTTAAGCATTCACAAACGGGATGAAGGCAATAGACTCTCCCGCTGTTGATTCTCCAGTATTGACAGCCGATGATactagtagtagcagcagcagcagcagcagcagtaataacAGTACcctgctctccccctccccaaagtgGGACTCACATTTGGGACAGCATCTTCCCTGAATTTGCCTAATTCCATTTTAAAGTCATGTAATCCAGTGGCTATATGATATGCATCATATTCCAGTGAATTCTAAAAGTCAGTTTTGTTctgtgtgcagaaatattttattttgccctCCAGTTGGTTTAATTTAGGACTGTACAATTAGCTCAACCTAATTTTGCAGCTCTGTTCAGGGGTGTCAAAGTGGGATACATTTATCCATTTCCCAGGGTGGATGTGCACCAAAATTTGCTGACATTGTGAGAGAGGAGTGGAGAGGGACAGTCTCTTTATACTATTTTTACAATTATTCTTTTGAGTATGAAAGTAGTgccatcaataaaagtacaacTGAATTTTTAGAGGCCTGCCCAGCATATTCTTAATACTCAAATTGCTTCAGTGCAATGCCATCAAGGGAACATTTGTAGAATGGGGAACATGGCAAGATCTTTGTGCATTTCatagccttttttttctttttctttagcagTGTCTGGAGTAATGTTAGAATGTTTACAGATGAAAGCAGACAAATCCTAAGTCAGTTTGGAATGAGGACCTTTTCTGACACAAGACAAATTTGACACTCAGCATCTTATTTTTATGCCACTGGTTGCTCATAATGAAATCCTTCCCTTTTGTCTTTATACAGAACAACATAGCAGAGGTGAAAGAGCTCCATTCAGAACTCATGTGGAAAGACTTCATAGACCATATCAGCAAACTGTTGCACAGTGTTGAGGTGGAGGTCAGTTACTTTGCAGCTGGGATTATTGCACACTTAATATCAAGAGGAGAACAAGCTTGGACATTAAGCCGAAGCCAGAGAAGCTCACTCTTAGAAGAGCTGGTACAGTTGGCACTGAAAATAGCTGATTATGTTTATTCCAAAGCACCATTGTTAACTTTCAGAGTAATGCCATTTCCTCCCTTGTCTTACAGCACTCTGCCATTTTGAACTGGCCTACACCAGAATGTGAAATGGTGGCATACAGGTAACTACAGCTTGAAAACTTAAGAAAAATATTATGTTCTGGGTAATTTGCTATAAATGATATTATTTCTGCTGTTGACAGTCTGTCAGTGCAAATATTCTGATTTACGTGGTTTATGACAAAGCCACATCTCCTGGTTTTAAAGATCTCTTGAAACATTTATGTGCAATTCTGTGTAATATGATTAGGGAGTTAAATCCATTTAAATGAGTGAGCCTTACTTCTAAGGAGACATATCATTGATGATAATCTTACAGTGCAATCCCATGCATGCTTAATCCGAAGTTTAATGGCACTTGCTCTCAGGTAAATGCAGATCTACCAAATTCAGTACTTCTGTGGTGAGATAAGACTGAGAAATAATGTTATTAATTTCATTGCACCCTAATATTTTGCATTGGTACATGAAATCCTACTTAAAACTTCTCATTTTCATATATGCTTAGGATTAAGTGACTATTATTTTGGAAGTTAGAGCAGATTCAGTATTTTATGTGATCACGTGGCCACATTTTTTCATCAGTAAAGGTGCAGTTTTTTCTTACATACAGCATCTAGCCAATATGTAATCCCATGGGGCCATGCTTctgctgtagaaataaagcattcTCCCAACACACAGAATGACTGGAAAATTAAGTTTCCTCACCCTCCAGAGAAAAGATCCATGGCTCTTTTGACTGTGCAAGTATCGAGGTCTCCTTTTGGATGTTGTGTATCTCAGTGGTACTCACAGTATTTATCTTTGAGACCGTGccttacatctacatgcagatgtgaGCTCCTCCAAGTCTCGTGCCCCACTTGGACAACTCTTACCCTGCCGCCCCCGAGATCCCGCCTCACTATTTGAGAGACACTGGCATAGCTCATGGaagacaagtttttaaaaattcttcatgTCTAAGATGGAAGAGTGAGTTTGGCTGGTTATTACTAGCAACAATGTCTCCACAGCAATATTTTATCAGGAGTTAGCAGAGTTTGGGATTCAAGGAATCATGGAGTTAATGTTTAGTCAGTTTTCTTGTCATTCCCCTTGTGTGAAAAAGTAAATTGACAAAGTATTAACTGAGATAAACTGCCATGCATacagaccaaaaaagaaaagtactttccctttttttaaaaaaatgctgtgcAGAGGGATTTCAGTAAGAATTATCTCTCCTTAACACTTTTCCACTGGCAGTTTAGAATTACCCTTCATAGCTCTAGGCTTTTTTCCTACTGCAGAAGCCAGAAAGCTGGTATCAAGGAGACACTTCCCAATCTGCTGGGACCAGTATGTTATTCTGCTATGCATCATCGAAAATGACAGACAGCCTCATTGAGACATGGACATTCCCTGAACATTGTCCCTATCCCTGTGAAGTGATGGTACTATGGATTAAATCAGAATATTCAATATTTATATAATGGTGGAAGTCATTACAAAATCTGGTGATAAGAACCAATATTTTCTAGGTGCCAATGAACCCTGTAGCCAGAATCCAAAGCAGCTAGACATAAATTAATGCCTGTATCATCCTTGGTCACAGATGGAGCATTAGGTTATTGTCTCAGTAATATACTATAAATTAAAGCCCACATTGCTAACTACACAAGAATCTATGTCCTTGTGCACATTTGATTTTCTTACTGCACAAAATATGTCAAAGGTATTTTCACgcccaaacaggaaaatatacacacagagagaggcaaGCTTTCCTTCACGCTACTTTACTGCTCAAATTCACAGCCTCATGTGGTtgcatttggatttaaaaaaatcagaggagAGATTGAACCAACTAAATGTCACATCTGGTTTACATTACTTCTGCAGTTtaatttttctctccctcatATTTCTTCACATAACCAAAAAATGAGGGAAACCAACTGTACCAGAGTTATTACCATGCAGCAAAAAATGTTCTCCTAGTGCAGAGCATGCTTgttgaataaaatacatttgagaCATGCTTTCCTTAATTGCATGGAAAAGCCATGCATCCTCTTATGCACCAGAACATAGTGTTGTTTTCCTCACTGTGCATTGTCATTTGCATTCCTGAAGCATTCATTCAAAACCAGTGGTGAAGCTATATAAAGAAGGTGTTCGTCTGCacatgtgtgtgtaagagagagagaatgtgttgACATGCTCTGTCCACAACTTAAGATGTGATTTCCTCATGTACGTTGGCTGAAAATAAATAATTGCATGTCAGATGTCAGATTAGTAACAAACAGAAGCTGCTGAGATCCCCTTTTGCTTAAAAATGTTCTCTAGATATCTTTTGACTATATGTACACAGTAGATTTCTGACCGTGTGACAGTGCCTCTGTTTTCCCCCCCTCATTGCCAGGTCTTTCAACCCATTTTTCCCTTTGCTTGGCTGCTTCATGACTCCTGGGGTACAGCTTTGGGCAGTGTGGGCCATGCAACACGTTTGCAGCAAAAACCGTATGTACTGAGAACTCTACATTTTAAGGAACTTTTTCACTATGTAGGTGGATTAACTGACAGACTCCTGAGAAATCTTGacatgtttaatccttttttctgataaaaatcattttctgtaaagaaaagaagaaatcacAACAGCATTGCAGTAAATAGTATTATGTCTTAACAATTTCACCTCAGATAAGTTCTGATACTTTATATCATGGTTAAAGTGCAAAATAAGCAGTTAGGTTGGACAGGGGGTTGTTTCACATATTTTGGATTCTGGCATCCATTTTGGTGCATTGGATTTCACCTCAGAACTGCTGTCTTGAGTTCACTGGAGAAAAAAACAAAGTACAGGATGAGAACAAAATGGATAAACAATATCTTTGGGAGTGAGTTCTACCTGAAAGCAAGCCTGTTGTGTGCTTGGGTCACTCTCAGGACAGaaggtaaaataaaaatgcatgccaACTAGTTTCTCTAGAGAAGTACTACAGAGATCCATGCAAAAGAAATATGAGAACAATAGAAAGATTGGTCCTTGGGTAGTTGAGGCAGAACTAGGAGCTATTATGGCTCTGgtggtaggtaggtaggtaggtaggtaggtagtgGATTTAAAACACGTTGAGGTACACACTGAAGACTAGAAGTGAAAAGAGTTCATATGGTAGATAGGAAGGAATtgatttgggagggggggcagaaTTAACATTTGCTAAgcacctcccctccctctctcagtATGTTTCCAAACAAGCTTTTTATTGTGTCACCACCTTTCCTTAAATTTGGAATTTTACAGACAATGTTCTTTCTTATTTCCAATCCTCCCACATTTTGCCACTGCTGCTTCTGTGTTTCCCTTACTacagaaaatccattaaaaagGGAAAGACCTAATAGCTACACTGTGCCTTTTTGTAATACCAGGAGCTGCTTCTCTGGAAGTATTCCTAGTCCCAGACAATATCTGGGAGGTGGTTGTAGCCATTATCTAAACATGCTTGTATTTCATGTCTTTATACAATGGATGCTCAGTCCTACTTCTGTCTCTTCTTAACCAGTCTTCTGACGCTATGTGGAAGAGAATAGTTCCACTCTTTTCTTGAAACAAACATTTAGtgtctgcagatggcaagtgaGAACTAATAGTGGTTTTGAATCTGCATTCTCTTCAATTAGAAAACAGcatggaagaaaatgagaggTGACTTGGTACAACTAAGGTGGAAAATAAATTTGCAAGGTCTTTCTGTGGTTTAAGAGCAGAATTTGAATTGTAAATACTGTGTGAAAGGTAACAGAAATAAGTGACTAAACTCATTCaattttgctctttctctctctctcgtttcAGCTGCCAGGTACTGCAGCATGTTAATCGAAGAGGGTGGTTTACATCACTTATTCAACATCAAACAAAACAGCCAGACTGATCCAGATGTTCAACGAATTGCTA
Encoded proteins:
- the ZYG11B gene encoding protein zyg-11 homolog B isoform X2 encodes the protein MGHCVCRNLGYFHKKWLTDFCGQWHFTVSGEANETQISEALKRYSERAFFVREALFHLFNLTPIMEKTKPEILKLVVIGMRNHPLNLPVQLAASACVFNLTKQDLAAGMPVRLLADVTHLLLKAMEHFPNHQQLQKNCLLSLCSDRILQDVPFNRFEAAKLVMQWLCNHEDQNMQRMAVAIISILAAKLSTEQTAQLGAELFIVRQLLQIVKQKTNQNVVDTTLKFTLSALWNLTDESPTTCRHFIENQGLELFMKVLESFPSESSIQQKVLGLLNNIAEVKELHSELMWKDFIDHISKLLHSVEVEVSYFAAGIIAHLISRGEQAWTLSRSQRSSLLEELHSAILNWPTPECEMVAYRSFNPFFPLLGCFMTPGVQLWAVWAMQHVCSKNPARYCSMLIEEGGLHHLFNIKQNSQTDPDVQRIAISILDSLEKHILRHGRPPPPC